In the genome of Notamacropus eugenii isolate mMacEug1 chromosome 5, mMacEug1.pri_v2, whole genome shotgun sequence, one region contains:
- the LOC140507394 gene encoding vomeronasal type-1 receptor 1-like gives MLLSDLVLGILFLIQMGIGILGNFFLLLLYSSTLLIGQSLRPIEYIFAHLALANSEVLLSKGIPLTIVCLGIKNILDHVGCKFIVCLYNVARSVSLSITCLLSGFQVITISPSNSRWAELKIKARKYIGLACFLCWCFYLLINSTLLGTMHNSRYMTNNNKIWHLGYCSILIPGSFNAALLATVLSIPDVVCVGFMIWASAYLVFLLHRHHEQVHHIHSSHLSTKTFPEKKATHAILLLVSTYVFFYSINSSLSSYLFKIEKHHPGLVATSNFLGALFPTISPFVVILSDSQVLKYWYALCPRRRF, from the coding sequence ATGTTGCTTAGTGACTTGGTGTTGGGCATTCTCTTCCTTATTCAGATGGGAATTGGGATTCTGGGAAATTTCTTCCTCCTGCTTCTATACAGCTCCACTTTACTCATTGGTCAAAGTCTGAGGCCAATAGAGTACATTTTTGCTCATTTAGCTTTGGCCAACTCAGAAGTGCTTCTCTCCAAGGGAATCCCTCTAACAATTGTCTGTTTGGGCATCAAAAATATCTTGGATCATGTTGGATGTAAATttattgtttgtctttataatgtggCCCGGAGTGTTTCCCTCAGCATCACCTGCCTCTTGAGTGGTTTTCAGGTCATCACCATTAGTCCCAGTAATTCCAGGTGGGcagaactgaaaatcaaagcCCGAAAGTATATTGGCTTGGCCTGTTTCCTCTGTTGGTGCTTCTACCTGCTCATAAATTCCACTTTGCTTGGGACTATGCATAACTCAAGATATATGACTAATAATAACAAGATATGGCATCTCGGATATTGTTCAATTTTAATTCCTGGCTCTTTTAATGCTGCACTTCTTGCGACTGTGCTTTCTATACCTGATGTTGTATGTGTGGGGTTCATGATCTGGGCCAGTGCCTACTTAGTGTTTCTCCTTCACAGACACCATGAGCAAGTCCACCATATTCACAGTTCTCATCTCTCTACCAAAACTTTCCCTGAGAAAAAAGCCACCCATGCTATCCTTCTACTAGTGAGCACATATGTCTTCTTTTATTCTATTAACTCTAGCTTGTCGTCTTACCTCTTTAAAATTGAAAAACATCATCCTGGGCTTGTGGCTACCTCCAACTTCTTAGGAGCATTGTTCCCAACCATCAGCCCTTTTGTGGTGATCTTGTCTGACTCACAAGTTCTCAAATATTGGTATGCTTTGTGCCCTAGGAGACGTTTCTGA